One window from the genome of Aeromonas sp. FDAARGOS 1405 encodes:
- a CDS encoding class I SAM-dependent methyltransferase encodes MIKAISNASEQELSRRQTFSELLHASPLPAAELQNNLGLYLKRQSLSRILFMHELYQKIVPVHGVIMDFGTRWGQNLALFSSFRGMYEPYNYNRKLVGFDTFSGFPSHAPQDGSDASIQPGAYGVTPNYEQHLAQLLAAHEAESPLDHIVKHELVKGDVTETLPAYLARQPETMVALAYFDFDLYEPTRRCLELIKPHLTKGSVLAFDELNWPAFPGETLALKEVLGLDRYAIRRTPHNPGPAYLVIE; translated from the coding sequence ATGATAAAGGCCATTTCCAACGCCTCCGAGCAGGAGCTGTCACGTCGCCAGACCTTCAGCGAGTTGCTGCACGCCAGCCCGCTGCCTGCGGCCGAGCTGCAGAACAACCTGGGCCTCTACCTCAAGCGCCAGTCGCTCTCCCGCATCCTGTTCATGCACGAGCTGTATCAGAAGATCGTGCCAGTCCACGGTGTCATCATGGATTTCGGTACCCGCTGGGGTCAGAACCTGGCGCTTTTCTCCTCGTTTCGCGGCATGTATGAGCCTTACAACTACAACCGCAAGCTGGTGGGATTCGATACCTTCAGCGGCTTCCCTTCCCACGCTCCGCAGGATGGATCGGATGCGTCCATCCAGCCCGGAGCCTACGGCGTCACACCCAACTATGAACAACATCTAGCGCAGCTGCTCGCCGCCCATGAGGCGGAAAGCCCGCTGGATCATATCGTCAAGCACGAGCTGGTGAAGGGGGATGTGACCGAGACGCTGCCGGCCTATCTGGCTCGTCAGCCGGAGACCATGGTTGCGCTGGCCTATTTTGACTTTGATCTCTACGAGCCGACCCGCCGCTGCCTCGAGCTCATCAAACCGCACCTGACCAAAGGATCGGTGCTGGCATTCGATGAGCTCAACTGGCCCGCCTTTCCGGGAGAGACCCTGGCCCTCAAGGAGGTGCTGGGGCTGGATCGCTACGCCATCCGCCGCACCCCGCACAACCCGGGGCCAGCCTATCTGGTGATCGAGTAG
- a CDS encoding DUF4910 domain-containing protein, giving the protein MSFSPKSGYLPTDWDDQAQVGEQLHRLLTLLFPLNRSLTGDGVRQSLALWREHCLPGLQIHEVASGTECFDWTVPDEWNVREAYIVGPDGRRVVDFQDHNLHLVGYSEPVRCTLSLAELQPHLHSLPEQPDAIPYVTSYYKRRWGFCLPHRLREALPEGEYQVVIDATLAPGSLTYGDWVLPGESEQEILLSSYTCHPSMANNELSGPCVGVFLMAWLASLPTRRYSYRLMLVPETLGAIVYLSRHLDQLKQRTLAGFNLTCLGDDRGYSFLPSRQGNTLADRIGRHVLGHLAPGYKAYSFLERGSNERQLCAPGIDLPVTSVMRSRYGCYAEYHTSLDDLSLVTPAGLAGGFMALRRAIECLELDERCEVTVLGEPQLGKRGLYPDLSTRYSGWQVREMMNLLAYSDGRLTLFEIAETIGAPFWRVEPLARMLLDAGLLRRLSPQPDYSITR; this is encoded by the coding sequence ATGAGTTTTTCACCCAAGAGTGGCTATCTGCCCACCGACTGGGACGACCAGGCACAAGTCGGTGAGCAACTGCATCGGCTGCTCACCCTGCTGTTTCCGCTCAATCGCAGCCTGACCGGGGACGGGGTTCGGCAGTCGCTGGCCCTGTGGCGCGAGCACTGCCTGCCCGGGCTGCAGATCCATGAAGTGGCCAGCGGCACCGAGTGCTTCGACTGGACAGTGCCTGACGAGTGGAACGTGCGGGAGGCCTACATAGTGGGGCCGGATGGACGCAGGGTGGTGGATTTCCAGGACCACAACCTGCATCTGGTCGGTTACTCGGAGCCGGTGCGCTGCACCCTCTCACTGGCCGAGCTGCAGCCCCATCTTCACTCTCTGCCCGAGCAGCCGGACGCCATTCCCTATGTGACCTCCTACTACAAGCGCCGCTGGGGCTTCTGTCTGCCCCATCGGCTGCGAGAGGCGCTGCCGGAGGGGGAATATCAGGTGGTGATCGATGCCACCCTGGCACCGGGCTCGCTCACCTATGGCGACTGGGTGCTGCCGGGGGAGAGCGAGCAGGAGATCCTGCTGTCGAGCTACACCTGCCACCCCTCCATGGCCAACAACGAGCTCTCCGGCCCCTGCGTTGGCGTCTTCCTGATGGCCTGGCTGGCGTCACTGCCAACACGTCGCTACAGCTACCGGCTGATGCTGGTCCCTGAAACCCTGGGGGCCATCGTCTATCTCTCCCGCCATCTGGACCAGCTCAAGCAGCGTACTCTGGCCGGGTTCAATCTGACCTGCCTTGGCGATGATCGTGGCTACTCCTTCCTGCCTTCCCGCCAGGGCAACACGCTGGCGGATCGCATCGGTCGCCATGTGCTCGGCCATCTGGCACCGGGCTATAAAGCCTACAGCTTCCTGGAGCGGGGCTCCAACGAGCGGCAGCTGTGCGCGCCCGGCATCGATCTGCCGGTCACCTCGGTGATGCGCAGCCGATACGGCTGTTATGCCGAGTACCACACCTCGCTCGATGACCTCTCGCTGGTGACGCCGGCCGGTCTGGCGGGCGGCTTCATGGCGCTGCGCCGGGCCATCGAGTGTCTGGAGCTGGACGAGCGCTGCGAGGTCACCGTGCTGGGCGAACCCCAGCTCGGCAAGCGGGGGCTCTACCCGGATTTGTCGACCCGCTATTCGGGCTGGCAGGTGCGGGAGATGATGAATCTGCTGGCCTATAGCGACGGCAGGCTGACCCTGTTCGAGATTGCCGAGACCATAGGGGCGCCGTTCTGGCGGGTGGAGCCGCTGGCGCGGATGTTGCTGGATGCCGGGCTGCTGCGTCGCCTCAGCCCGCAACCGGACTACTCGATCACCAGATAG
- a CDS encoding VOC family protein: protein MKLHHIGLVVAELDLGVRYCGETLGLSRFSEPVLDPLQRVHICFAYDDAGICYELIAPASDDSPVSQALRTRHNLLNHLAYEVADLAMAAEKLRAQRHLPLGPSQPAIAFGGAHVQFFLSPLGHIVELIEASTP, encoded by the coding sequence ATGAAACTGCACCATATTGGACTGGTGGTGGCCGAACTGGATCTTGGCGTACGTTATTGCGGCGAGACCCTCGGGCTTTCCCGCTTTAGCGAGCCGGTGCTCGATCCGTTGCAGCGGGTGCATATCTGTTTTGCTTATGATGATGCGGGGATTTGCTATGAACTGATTGCACCGGCCAGTGATGATAGCCCCGTCAGTCAGGCGCTACGTACCCGTCATAACCTGCTCAATCATCTGGCTTATGAGGTGGCAGACCTGGCAATGGCTGCCGAAAAACTGCGGGCCCAGCGTCATCTTCCCCTAGGGCCCAGCCAGCCTGCCATCGCCTTTGGCGGCGCCCATGTCCAGTTTTTCCTGAGCCCCCTTGGCCACATTGTCGAATTGATCGAGGCATCCACCCCATGA